In the genome of Hevea brasiliensis isolate MT/VB/25A 57/8 chromosome 14, ASM3005281v1, whole genome shotgun sequence, the window GGTTTTTTCTTTTAATCTTTTGGCCAATTACTTTTCGTCAAGTTGAGTCAATGCTTGACCTTATGACGTCTGGAATATGAAGCTACAGCGCGTGGAAAAGGCACCACTGCTTTCCGCCCGACAAAAAAGCAAAAAATGTAGCTATAGCCTGTGGAAAAGCCACAATTACTTTTTGTCACGTGAATGAGTGGAAAATGTAACCAATTACATTATGGTCGCGTTTGATTAGtgcaatataatataatataattaataatataatataattaaaattataatttaatataataattattatatttttatattttattataaaataaaaatataaataatataatatcataataattttaatttaaatatttaatttatttataattttaataataattgatagtagttataataattaataattatacaaTAATGATAGTTAAATAGTTACGTTGGTagtggtaataataataataataataattaataagagtaattaaattgataattgaaaattaatttttccttAAAATATAAACCAGATGGAATAAGAGAAAATAATTTGATAAGAGAAAGATGAACCAATTTCTAATAAAccgttatataatttaatttgtaaTTGTTAAACGAAATGATTAAACTAAGTCAAGTTTGTGCTGAGTTAAGAATAACGTGTGGAAAACCTCACCCCTTCTTCTATAAATACACACTGAAACATTTCCTTTGGATATACACAACTCTTCTTAATTTTTCTTCTTGCCAAAGAGAAGCCAAACAAGGTATCTTAATTTTGTTTCTTTCTCTTCATgtattttaaatgtttaatttcaCTTTCTACTTAATGTGATATTCAAGTTAgcccatttttaatttaattatttttatctaaattaacctaaaagttttaatttaaatttaatttatttcaaaaattaaaattttttagctaaatttcttgatttagacaaaataaaaagaagttcaatttctttattttttgactaaatttattaatttagcttaaaaattaagaaatttaatttctttattttcttcataaattgagctttaaaattaaaacttcttgactaatattgataaaaaaattgaaaatgtacTAATAGATTTAGAGCACTAATCATTAGTTAGAGAATTTAGGTTAAATTGTTATAAATAAAGAATATTCCTCATGTGCAGGTTTCATTATTGAAGCTTTCCCATGGATCCATTTTCTGTTGCGGTAATTTGTGCAGGCATAGGGGCTGTTGCTACGTTAACTGCTGCAGTACCCCCGGCTGCCACATTTATTTACGATGCTGCGAAAGATTCATTAACCTCAATTGATTACATAAGGAAACTTGACCATAACCGTGAAAAGCTGGAAAAGGAATTAGAggaactcattgcttttgcaaaTGATATTGATCAGGGCCGTGTCAAGAAAGAGGAGATAAAAAATACTAGCATTTACAAGGTATGGAGAACCAGGGTATCGGAGATTGAAGCAGAAGTGAAAGCTTCGACTCGTGAACATGAAAGGATTAAAGAGCAGCCTGGAAAGAAATTTTATGCTGATAAACGGAAACTTGGCAAAGAAATGGTGAACAAGCTTGAGGAAGTTACTAAGCATATGGAAAAAGGTTGGTCTATAATTAAAAACTATTGAAGGAGATTATTTATTGAACAAGAGATGGGAGGATTTCCTTTCTACCTGCAATTACTAATTGCAGGTGTAATAATGAATATAATTTCATTttataagttgaaagctagtttgtAGAAAGCTCGGCTAAAATCAGTTGCTTTATGGCCGTAGGGCTTTATGGCACCATTTGTAACGCTTATTGTCTTGTTTGCTGTTTGCCTGCCTTGTATTGAACTCGTCTCTTGCTATCAGTATATCACGTtagttatatattatattaacttaagcatacttttttttttttagaatgttCATTTAACTTATTGATAAATAAGAAAGTTTAaaatataggtgttatttttgtgATTTGAATTTTGAATATGTTTTCTCATGGACCCGAATTGTGATATGACTCGAAAGTTTCGCGCTGCGATCCGATTGGAATAAAGAGTGAGATCTGTTTATCAGCTTGCGCCCGAAGCCCACCACTGATCTCTTTGGGGTGCGGGGGCAACGCCTTTGCGGTATGGaccaatataaatattgtaatattataACTTTTGCTGTAGAGTTGTGAGATGTTCAAGAAATACACTAGGATTagagtttgagagttctgattaaTTGTATCTTGCTTTTTTTTCATCATAGTaaaactttttctcttgtcttgcccgtgGATATAGACTTTACGGTTGAACCATGTTAAATCTtgtattattcttcttctcttttcaatactgtgtgattgtgcgatttatgtgtgtgccttagatttgcatgtgcttgttataacaatAGGATATTTAAACTTATAACACATGATAAAGCAATCAAACCAAGTCCAGATTTATCTCCTATTCCTGGAAATAAGCTTACTTGTGATGTAGAAGGATGCCATGCATGCCATCCTCCATTCTAGCAGGACCAATAAAATGTCAGTATAAGTATTACAAGCACACATGCCCTTTTACAGATGTTGTAAGAACAATGCGAACAATTATGAGTTTTGGAACTTTTCAAACATTGTTGTAGAATTGAAGTGCAGACTGGAAAAttcagaaatgaaaataagtATGACTGACTTGGCTAAATAAACAAGTATTAACCAGCTGAAATGTAACGTAGAAACATCATCAAAATAGTTGAATGTAAGGTAAAAATTGACTTACCACCCATGTAaaattgatgcatacattttgcatagtcatttagatttaaattcatagccattttacttgattattagtcactttaagctaatttcattagttatttagttagtttttcataattgccaattttggattaatttgtaatttttactttgttttgtaggaaaaatggtgtttttgaaggactaaaaagaaattttactttTGAAGAGTGATTTctgcagccaaagatgtcaaaaacaattttcaaagttgaagtatgcattggccaaattgcgcataacttgccgcatatgttatgcagttctgcataaggagaagaaactgCCCCAAgcacctgccgaaatctgcataagttgccgcataacttatgcagattcgtgcctcccttatgcaacctcacagaattgtgcataacctatgcagtcTTGCACCTTGCTTATGCAGTTTCGCACAAGAGAActagaaaccagccgaaaactgcataagggactgcataacttatgcagtccacttatgcagtcccacaaagacttcattgatgagctggcagaagattccctcagaaaatcacacatcaaacacaccattttagggcttctTGTCAgaaaaaaagttataaatagacccttatcccattttagaagggggagaagaaaagaaaaaaaaaaaggaagaagaggaaaaaggagagggcagcagctgaagagtcaaaatcatctcccacaccatttccaaccagatttggagatttctttcttttcttgcatatttcctacctttctagtgttgggtttcttgtttcttagcttagattaaagctttatttccatattaactcagaatatcttgtaaatattatggatagtgagtagttttctttgattctggagtaagggatgtaatatttgagatattttgtggattttgattgggtaatccatattttgtggtcttaatgagttttatccatttcttgtgtgcttaatgacatgcttagtgtaggatcccattaagtgatgttcttaatccatggttgaggcatcaaaaggagaaaaccttgtgatagataatcaagaaattggacttaattaacttagatctagaaatagactaaggattaagaggattcacagattaattaaagaacttaatgggtcttaattaactctaactccacgaaagtaggattagattgattaaggcactctttatcccactcaaaagggtattcaaaggatttaagaattaatctccttaaaacccgtaagttccacaagattggataaccaatttaaaattccaaaatagcttgaatatgaactcccgaactccggaaccgccttttttatcattgttaatttctaattgaatttaattgcttgccattttaaatcttaccatatttcaatttgcttattttaatttgatgcaaatttagttaaatcattacattgttgaatatatcattaattttacacatatagaattcatacttcaatatccatcaatttattgctttaatttcaaaaatagtttaaattagtcaactttttatatcaaaaattcaatcattaacacaactcctcgtgggaacgatatctttttatattacttgtacgacccatgcacttgcggttgggccacatcaagtttttggcaccgttgccggggagttgtttgtttaagattgaattcttgattgttttagttgtttatagttttatccttgtcatcttttcattttgtgtttggttgttctttttaggtactcttaatcttttatgagaagagctagaagcacaagtgacacatccttattgtttaatcctgaaattgagataTTTTGttaagccaacaagaaagaaaccagaaaaagaaaagaagcattgagagcAGCTGAaatagaagcagacatggctgatgaaagaattagaattggtggtggtaatgctggaaatggtcgaaacaatgaaaatgtagcccaaagtgaagaagttgttaatgctaatgtgcctagggaaagtatgatggatcatgcttttcctcgttttgatgacttgagagagagtatagcaagaccaagaattgatgcaaatagttacaagatggattttggagttcttcaaatgattcaaaattctcaatttggaggacatccttctgaaaatccacacacacatctaaagaagtttgctatgatttgtgatatgcaaaaacaacctggagtatctgatgatgcagcaggattgaagctattcccattctctttgaaagatagagcattggattggcttgattctttacctcacaactccattacaaattgggagcaactcactgattcATTTCTtgtacaatattttccacctggaaaaactcaagaattgaggaatcaaatgacaactttcagaccaagagaagatgaaactctttatgaatcatggatgagatggaaggaattagagagacaatgcccacatcatggcattccaaaatggatgataaaccagaatttttacaccaatgtcactcctgcaattagagggattattgatgctcaaacaggaggagaatttattatgaagcatgaagatgaagcttatgagctattggagaaaattgcaaagaatactcatctttggagtagtccaagagaaccagctccaactcaaaagaggcaagctgctggaatgtatgaccttgatccattcaacatgattaatgcaaaatttgatgcacttacaaatgtccttgctaagaagatggaagatttaagtatgttggttagttcatcatcatcatctggaagttcacaacaagtggcttatgcagagggaactaccagctgtggagtagactatggagagcaagctgcatatgttggtaattattgaaacaaacaaatggggaatccttactctcaaacttataatccaacttggaggaatcatcccaacttttcatggggaaatcagcaaactcaagtcccaaatcagaattttcaactacaatagcaacaaggaattccatatcagcaaaataggcaaccattgcctaattttcagcagaaaaatatgaatcctccaccaaaacagcaagaacaaagttccactacagaagctttattacaacagattcttgctaaccaaactaagcatgatgaagagatgagagagatgaaagcaaggctagaacagatgcaaacacataacagaatgttggaaaatcagattgcacaacaagcatcttcctcaggtaccaaatcctttggaaaacttccaagccaaccagaaaacccaagagagtagtgtcaagctattactttaagaagtggaaaagttgtaaataatgaaaagagtgaaaatagtgagaagagagaaaatgagaaagaaattgatgagagtgaaaaacaagaaagtgagaaagaaagtgcagaaaaatgtaaagagaaaattgaagagaaggaagagaagtatatacctccagagccttacaagccacaacttccctttccacaaagatttcaaaaagccaagcttgataagcaatttggaaagttcttagaggttttgaagaagctttacataaatgtgccttttattgatgctctttcacaaatgccctcttatgcaaaattcttaaaagaaattctctcaaacaagaggaaacttgaagatcatgaaactgtagctttgatagaagaatgcagtgctatcctccaaaggaaacttcttccaaagctcaaggatccagggagtttttcaattccataccacattggggaatcatgttctacaaaagctttatgtgatttaggggctagtgttagccttatgcccctctccaatgaaaagctcaacatgggagatctaaaaccaacccacatttctcttcagttagctgacagatcaattaagtatcctgaagggattttggagaatgtgcctctgaaggttggaaagttctatatacctgttgactttgtcatcttggacatggaagaggattctaatatcccaattatcttgggaagaccctttctagctacagcaggagcattggttgatgttaagggagaaaaattgactcttagagttggtgaagatcaattggttttcaatattaataacactatgaagaagcatcattctgaagctgatacttgtttgagaattgatatcattgatgagctggttgaagaacacttcagaaagagatatccagaagatccacttgaaaattgtttggttcatggaggaggcatagactatgacaaccctcatgtggctgcatatgctcaacatttagagggtagtccaccaatcatttctgctccagtttttcaactcacacaaaaggaaaaagttgaatctaagcaaccatcattcaaggaagaagatgcacctaaggtagaacttaagcaacttccttctcagctcaggtatgaatttcttggcaccaataacacttatccagtaattgtaaatgcaaacttgagtactttagaggttgaaaagttgttaagagtgttgaggcaattcaggaaagttttaggatataccatagatgacattaagggaataagcccacacttttgcatgcacagaattattctgaaagaaaattgtaagccatctattaaacatcagaggaggttgaacccaaatatgaaagaagttattaaaaaggaaattttgaagttgcttgatgccgGGATCATATATcttatctcagacagtacttgggtgagtccagtacatgttgtcccaaaaaagggtggaatgatagtggtcaaaaatgaaaataatgaattaattcccaccagaacagtgactagttggcgaatgtgcatagattacagaaaattaaatattgccactaggaaagatcatttttcacttcccttcattgatcaaatgttagaaagactggctaggcattcttatttttgctatttagatgggtattcaggattttttcaaatccctatccatccaaatgatcaagagaaaaccactttacttgcccatatggaacctttgcttatagaaggatgccatttgggttgtgcaatgcaccagccacttttcaaaggtgcatgatggtaatcttctcagatttcattgaagatataatggaggtttttatggatgacttttctgtttatgggccttcatttgacatatgcttggctaacctttctaaatttttgcagcgatgtgcagatactgaccttgtgttaaactggaaaaagtgtcatttcatggtttaggaagggatagtgcttggacatttggtgtctaacagaggaatagaggttgataaagccaaggttgaagtgatagagaagatggctcctcctaccaatgtcaaaggaattcgaagttttctaggacataccgggttctacagacgctttatcaaggatttttctaaaatagccaaacctttgtctaacttgttaagtcatgacataccatttgtatttgaccaagagtgtttggatgccttttgcaggttgaagcaagctcttatcactgcaccaatcatgcaatcgcccgattggagcctaccttttgaaattatgtgtgatgctagcaactatgcaattggagctgttcttggtcaaagaaaagacaaaagggcttatgctatttattatgctagtagaacactggatgaggctcaaacaaattatgcaacaactgaaaaggaattcttagcaattgtttttgcattggaaaagttcagaccttacattattgactcaaaggtggttatattttcagatcatgctgctatcaggtatttactccgtaaaaaggaggctaaacctaggcccattaggtggattctgatgttacaagagtttgatttggagattagagataagaagggggctgaaaatgtagttgcagataatcttagtaggttgaaattggatgatgaagaaatggatgaagtccctattgatgagtttttcttggatgaacaacttttctctcttgttgctaaactaccttggtatgcagacttggtgaattatctatcttgtggagttttacctctaggaatgacatagcaacaaaagaaaaagtttttgcatgaggtaaaattttatagatggggtgatcctttactctttaggagatgctgtgatggtttaatgagaagatgtattcctgatgaggagacacaaagtgttatgcatcattgccatgcttctgattacggaggacattttggaatctctaaaacagctagtaaaattctgcaggctggtttcttttggccaaatctttttaaggatgtgaggaaatttgtgttagaatgtgataaatgtcaaaggagtggaaatttgtcaaaaagagatcaaatgcccttaaatgatattcttgaaatagaattatttgatgtctggggaatagattttatgggcccatttcctccttcatatggtaataaatacattctagttggagttgactatgtgtcaaagtgggtggaagctattgcaactccaactaatgatactaaagtggtagtgaaatttttgaagaaatttgttttgagtagatttggacctcctagggctgtaattagtgatgggggttcacatttttataataagcaatttgagagcttaatgaggaaatatggtgtagtgcacaagatagctaccgcataccaccctcaaacttcaggacaagttgaaatttctaacagagaactcaaacatatcttggagaaaacagtgagcaattctcggaaagattggtctgtcaaactagatgatgctttatgggcatataggactgcttataaaacccctataggaactactcccttaaggttggtgtatggtaagtcttgtcatttacctgtggagctagaacatagagcatattgggctattcagaccttgaattttgatctcaaccaagctggtgagaagaggctattgcaacttaatgagcttgaagaattgaggatggatgcctatgaaagtgcccgtatttataaagaaagaactaaagtttggcatgataagcatcttaggaaaaaggaatttaaagagggtgattcagttttgttgttcaactcaagattgaaattgttccctgaaaaacttaaatcaaggtggactggtccatatagagtttttaaggttttcccttatggagcaattgaaatttggagtgaaaaatctgggaattttaaggtcaatgggcatagattgaaacattacataactggagacccaaaaaagggagcaagctgttacaagctctctaaTCCCTCACCTCTCTttagtgaaatgcatgaagagtccagctaaggactataaattagccctcttggcaggcatcccaagtccttttattttgcttttgttgatttacttttatttacattgcttttgtttttatcttaaatctccccatattcaatttttgacattattgaatcttgtcccttgtagatgtatttcaatggaggaaggttggtgaactgctggggagtgacccTTAACTGATATTTTGTCCTTCAACTCTCCCAAGATTGATTTATTtttactgcataacctgtgcaggtttgcttcttggtttatgcagagaaatgaaaatttcagcaAAAGAGGGGTCTGCAGCACATGGCATATGTTTCTTTGTTGAGGttggtgtgtaacttttaagtatttgtgcttatcatgttaatatgatggtaagtgcgtcattttttagttttgagcttatttgggttctGAGATTCAAGGTAGACATACTGCATTTCCTTGGCATAACTTGGGAAGTCCATTCTCATTTGtggatagatgcaactttatgcagattttattgagttttaatgtgctaaatgttgatttgcagagttTCAGTTGAAATGGCATAATTCACAAATGCCTCTCATGCAGAACtcacttctacaagcttgtatgatgcaattttgatggattttgtatatattgatgtgtttttggtgataatttctcatgatttatgcttcatagaattatatttcttcattctagggtatttttcaaatTTGCAAttcattttcaattgtaatctcaatcttgttgaattgtgcataagtaactgcatagcttatgcagctttTAAACCACaaattttgtcatttttcatCTTTGCTAAAACTTGCATAAGtcattgcataacttatgcaatcctgcataaccacaattcttgccatttttcatctcTGCTGCAAACTACATaaggatgtgcatagcttatgcaattctgcacaatcacatttttgtcaaatttcacttttgccgaaacttgcataagtgtgtccatagcttatgcactcttgcataacttcaaatcctgcatttccAATTTATGTCGAAATCTGCACAAGGGAGTGCACAAGTTATGCACTTTCGCATGACCACAAATTCTAGAAATCAAAaatctgccgaaacttgcataagggagtgcataagttatgcacttccgcatgaccaacttttctggaattccactttctgccgagacttgcataagggagtgcataagttatgcacttccgcatgaccacaaaTTCTGGAAATCAAAaatctgccgaaacttgcataagggagtgtataagttatgcacttccgcatgacaccACATTCTGAAAATCCAAAACctaccgagacttgcataagggagtgcatggcttatgcacatttgcatgacCACATTTTCTGCACTTCTCTTTTAGCCGAAACCTgtataagagagtgcataacttatgcatactcattctccccttatgcagttttataCAGGTCATGTGCAAATCAAAAACTTTCGGCACCCACTTTCCCTCTTCCTGTCGTTCCTGTTCACGCCTCCTCCGACGTCCATTTTTCTCGGCATCATCCTTCCTCCCCACTCCCCTTTTCGCCGCCCTTTACCCTAGCACCCCTCTGCCTCTTTTACtttctccatcacctcctccatttCCATCGTCGACAACACCATGGAATCGCCTCCCCATTCCCCTCAAACCTCCCCTCTCCAAGTCTCGCCCTTGGCAATGCGGCCCCCCAACCCCGATTCGCCTCCACAACAAACGCCTCCACCACCTCCCACAGCCACCTATAAGAGAAAAATCTGGTCGAAATCCACCCGACCCATGGCTTATGCACCACCTCTCACaaaacgcaaagaaccacccaccacTCCACTTtcagagcctccacccaaaaaccccaaaacttcAGCCTCTACACGACATGGGGCTGGCGTTTCTACCTCTACCCCATaagccaaatcaccctcttccagcaaaaagcaacCTTCAGTAGCAACACAGGTATCTAAACTACCTTGGCCCCTTCCTGATGCAGCTCACAAGGCAAcctttaagagacttaaggaTAGGAAGGTGCAACCCACAAGGTGCATTTCTGTGGATGCCCTCCAATCagttggtttatttgataatgttgttgcctaccttgatggcttaggttggatggaatttgtgcataaacaagaactagtttatccagctatagttttggaatttatttcctcattttctgctaCTCTGAAATTGCATGAGATAGATTACAAGCCAACTATGAAGTTTaggtgtttggggcaaaatagagagcgatcattagaccaatttcatagcatttttgggtttgcaattgatggactatttagggtaccatatacaggggtagaggtagcaaataaaggtgtttggaatgctgctcagttttggatgattatcacaaaccaacctcagagtttttctgctggcagatccaagacctctcaaatactagaccctgcacttagatttatccatagACTTATTGTtagcactatcttgggcagaggaactagttctggtgctgttggaaaatctgaattgttcatgctatggtgtgcttttcacaaagtcaaagtttctcctggttacttcttttgtg includes:
- the LOC110655202 gene encoding uncharacterized protein LOC110655202 isoform X1, whose protein sequence is MDPFSVAVICAGIGAVATLTAAVPPAATFIYDAAKDSLTSIDYIRKLDHNREKLEKELEELIAFANDIDQGRVKKEEIKNTSIYKVWRTRVSEIEAEVKASTREHERIKEQPGKKFYADKRKLGKEMVNKLEEVTKHMEKGWSIIKNY